GGGCAGACGTGGTTCGGCTCGGACAGGTCCCGACGCCGGCGCTCGCGTTCGCCTCGCAGGGACAACGCGGCGTCATGGTGACCGCGAGCCACAACCCCCCGACAGACAACGGGCTGAAACTGTTCGTCGACGGCGAGGAGTACGACCGCGAGCTGGAGGAGACCATCGAAGGGTTGGTGACGAGCGAGGAGCCGCCCGTCGCGTGGGACCGGTTCGGCGAGAGCGAACGGGCGAGCGTGCTCTCAGAGTACCGCGAGGCCGTCGCGACCTACGCCGAGCAGTTCGGAGCCGACCCGACCGGCGTTCGCGTGGCCGTCGACTGCGGGACGGGCATGGCCAGCGTCGCGGCCCCGCAGGTGTTGCGGGCGCTCGGAGCGGACGTGGTCGCGTTGAACGCGCAGGTGGACGGCCACTTCCCCGCCCGCGAGTCGAAGCCGACGGCCGAGACGCTGACCGACCTCCGGGCGTTCGTGCGCGACGGCGAGTTCGACTTCGGAATCGGTCACGACGGGGACGCGGACCGCATCGTCATCGTCGACAGCGGGGGCGAGGTCGTCCACGAGGACACGGTGCTCGCGGTCGTCGCGGGCCGATACGTGCAAGAAAGCGAGGCCGCGGACCCGGTGGTCGTGACGACGCCGAACGCCTCGGCCCGCATCGACGAACACGTCCGGGCCAGCGGCGGACGCACCGAGCGCGTCCGGCTGGGCGCACTCCACGAGGGCGTCGCGACCGCCTACGAGACCGGCGCGGAGGGCACCGAGGTGGTGTTCGCGGCCGAGCCGTGGAAGCACGTCCACACGCAGTTCGGCTCGTGGATCGACGGCGTCGCGAGCGCGGCTGTGCTCACCCGACTCGTCGCGGAGGCCGGACTCGACGCGCTCCGCGAGCCGATTACGGAGCGCCCCTACCGGAAGGTGTCGATTCCGTGTCCGGACGACGAGAAGGAGCGCGTGATGGCGGCCGTCGAGACGGCGCTGCCGGAGGCGTTCCCCGAGGCGAGCATCGACACCGAGTACGGCGTCCGTATCGAGCGCGACGACGCCTCGTGGGCGCTCGTCCGCCCGTCTGGCACCGAGCCGTACATCCGGCTGTACGCCGAGGCCGACGACGTGGACGCCCTCGTCGCGTCGGTGCGTGATGTCATCGAAAGCGTATAACAGTACCATGCGTTGAGAGGCGTTCTCACGGCTCTGCCGTCGGTCTACCGTAGCGTTTATCCTCGAAGCCGGTAGTGTTTAGCCAACATGAAACTGGGTAGGCGGCAGTTCATCACGGCGGCGGGGGTAACTGGCATCGCTGGACTCGCAGGCTGTTCCGGCGGGCCATCGAGCGACACAACGGCGACAGACGCCGACGGCGAGGAGACAGACACCGACGGCGGGGCGAACGCGGCGACGAACGTCGGCATCGTCTACGCGACCGGCGGTCTCGGCGACGGCTCGTTCAACGACCAGGCCCAGCAGGGACTCCAGCAGGCGGAGTCGGAGTTCGATCTCCAGACCAACTCGCTGCAGCCACAGGAGGTCTCCGAGTTCGGGAGCCTCCAACAGCAGTTCGCGAGCTCCACCGACCCGAGCTACGACCTGATATCCTGTATCGGCTTCCTGCAGGCCGACGCGCTGGGCGAGACGGCGACCCAGTACCCCGACAAGGACTTCCAGATTGTCGACAGCGTGCCGACGAACGACTCGGACGAGCAGTACGACAACGTCGCGTCGTACACGTTCCGCGAGCACGAAGGCTCCTATCTCGCCGGCACGATGGCGGGGCTGTTGACGCTCGACTCCTTCTCGGCGGGCGCGGGTGAAACCGGGTCTGACTCGACGAATCTCGGCTTCGTCGGCGGCGTCGAGTCGTCGCTCATCCAGAAGTTCGAAGCCGGCTTCGTGGCCGGCGCGAACGCGGTCAACACGGACATCGACGTACAGACCAACTACACCGGCTCGTTCAACGACCCGAGCGCGGGTCGCGAGGCCGCAGCCTCGATGTACTCCAGCGGGAGCGACATCGTCTTCCACGCCTCTGGCAACACCGGGACCGGCGTCTTCCAGGCCGCACAGGAGGCCGGCAAGTTCGCCATCGGTGTCGACCGCGACCAGTCGGTCACCCGGGAGTCGTACGCGGACGTGATTCTCGCGTCGATGGTCAAGCGCGTCGACACGGCCGTCTACAGCGCAATCGAGGCGAAGGTGAACGACAACTTCGAGACCGGCGCGACGACCACGCTCGGGCTCGACGACGACGGTGTCGAACTCGTCTTGGGCCAGCAGCTCGGCGGCGAGCTGCCCGACAGCGTCGTGACCGAGGTCGAGTCGACGCGGCAGTCGATTATCGACGGCGAAATCGACGTTCCGTCCGACCCGAGCAACGTCTAACCGGTCGATGGACAGAGCCGTCCATCTCGACGGAATCACGAAGCGGTTCCCCGGCGTCCTCGCCAACGACGACGTGACGCTCGAAGTCGAGCGGGGGAGCGTCCACGCCCTCCTCGGCGAGAACGGAGCCGGCAAGACGACGCTGATGAACGTGCTCTACGGGCTGTACGAGCCGACCGAGGGCCGCGTCGTCGTCGACGGCACCGAACGCGAGTTCGACGCGCCAGCCGACGCCATCGATGCCGGCATCGGGATGATACACCAGCACTTCATGCTCGTGGACCCGATGACGGTGACCGAGAACATCACGCTCGGCAACGAGCCACGCAAGTGGGGCGGGCTGGCAGTCGACCGCGCGACCGCACGCGAGGAGGTGCAGGAGCTCAGCGACCGCTACGGCTTCGCGGTCGACCCCGACGCCACCATCGCCGACGTGAGCGTCGGCGTCCAACAGCGCGTCGAGATTCTGAAGGCGCTGTATCGCGGCGCGGACACGCTCATCCTCGACGAGCCGACGGCCGTCCTCACGCCACAGGAAGTCGAGGAGCTGTTCGCGGTGTTCGAGGAGCTGACCGACGCCGGCAAGACGATTATCTTCATTACCCACAAGCTGGGTGAGGCGATGACCGCGGCCGACGACATCACCGTCTTGCGCGACGGCAAAGGCGTCGCGACGGTTCCCGCGGCGGACACGACCCGCGAGTCGCTCGCGGAGATGATGGTCGGTCGCGAGGTGCTCATGGACACCAGCGACCGGCCCCACGACCCCGGGGCGGAAACGCTCCGCGTCGAGGGGGTCAGCGTCACCGACGACCGGGACGTGACGGCCGTCGAGGACGTGAGCTTCAGCGTCCGCGAGGGCGAAATCTTCGGTATCGCCGGCGTCGACGGCAACGGCCAGGCCGAGCTCATCGAGGCGATCACCGGCCTGCGCGAGCCGACCGGCGGGCGAATCGAGTTCGAGGGCGAAGACGTGGCCGACTGGTCGCGCCGCGACCGCATCGACGCCGGGATGGCGTACGTACCGGAGGACCGCCAGGATCGCGGGTTGGTGATGGATTTCGACCTCACGGAAAATGGGATTCTGGGCAGCCAACACGGCAAGCCGTTCACCGCGAACGGCCGCATCGACTGGGACGTTGCTCGTGAACACGCGTCCGAGGTCGTCGAGACGTACGACGTGCGACCGCCGGATATCGACGCGCAGTCGGCGGCGCTCTCGGGCGGGAACCAACAGAAGTTCATCGTCGGCCGGGAGTTCGAGCGCGACCCGTCGCTGTTCGTCGCCGCACACCCGACCCGCGGTGTCGATATCGGGTCGACGGAGTTCATCCACGAACGCCTGTTCGACCTGCGCGGCGAAGGGGAGGGCGTGCTCGTCGTCTCCTCGAAGCTCGACGAGGTACAGCTGCTCGCAGATAGACTCGCGGTGATACACGATGGAACCCTGATGGCTGTCGTCGATCCAGACGACGTGACCGAAGAGGAGCTCGGACTGCTGATGGCCGGCGAGCAGCCGGCCCGACAGCTTGAATCGCGGCGTGTCGACGGGGGTGAGCCGTGAGCGCGCGCGACCGCATCGAGCGCGCGCTCACCCGGCTCGTCACCGCCTCCACGACCGAACGGTTCGCCATCAGTCTCGCGGCGCTATTCGCGTCGATTCTCGTCGGGACCGTCCTCATTCTCGGGGCCGGCCGCATCACGGAGTGTGCGACGGCGACGTTCGTGCTCACGCACCCGACGCCGTTCGGCTTGCCCCGTCTGTTCGAGATGGGCTTCTGTTACAATCCGGTCACCGTCTACGACCGACTCTTCCTCGGTGCGCTCGGCGACCCGCTGTCTACCGGCTGGGACCCGTTCGGCCGACAGATGGCGCTCACGCTGCGTGAGACGACCGTCCTCCTGTTCACCGGGCTCGGCGTCGCCGTCGCCTTCCGCGCCGGCATCTTCAACATCGGCGCACAGGGACAGCTCGTCGTCGGGAGCTTAGCGAGCGCGCTGGCCGTGTTACAGGTCGCACCGCTCGTCGGTGGAATTCCCGGCACCGTCGTGAGTCTGACCGTCGGACTGGCGGTCGGTGCCCTCGCCGGTGGCCTGTACGCCGCGGTGCCCGGCCTCCTGAAGGCGTATGCGGATGCGAACGAGGTTATCACGACCATTATGCTGAACTTCATCGCGACCGGCGTCGTCGGCTATCTCGTACTCAACCACGTGAAAGACCCCGACAGCTTCGCGACCCAGACCCGCACGATTCCCGACCACGCGAACTTCCCGACGATACTCTTCGACCCGAGCGCGAACTTCTCGGTCCTCGCGCTCGCGGTCGGCGTCGTGCTCGTCGGCGTCATCTACTATCTGCTCGCGCACACGGCCTTCGGCTACGACGTGCGGACGAGCGGACTCCAGCCGGAAGCCGCCGAGTACGGCGGCGTCGACGCCAAGCGAACCATCGTCGCGAGCTTCGGGCTCTCGGGTGCGCTGGCCGGCGTCGGTGGCGCGCTGTACGCGCTGATGATTCTTGGCAAGTTCCAGACCGGCGTGCCGTCGTACGGGTTCGACGGCATCACCGTCTCGATTCTCGCCGGCAACAACCCGCTCGGCGTCGGCTTTGCCGCCTTCCTCTTCGGCATCCTGAAATCCGGGGCCGGGGTCGTCAACTTCGCGACGGAGGTCCCACCGCAGTTGGTCGCCACGCTGCGCGGGCTCATCATCCTCTTCGTCGCGATGCCGGAGTTCTTCCGGCTGCTCGGCGGCCGGATGAAGGGCGTCCAGCGGCGTCTCGGTCGCGAACAGGAGGGAGGTGAGACCGATGCGTGAGGCGCTTGCCGACGTGCGAAAGCGGCTCACGCCGCGGACGCGGACGCAGAAAGCAGCCCTCGCGGGCGGCACAGCGGCCTTCCTGCTCGTCGTCGTCGGTGGCGTGTTGCGCCCGGAGACGATTCTCGGTGTCCTCCTGAGCACGCTCGTGGAGGAGCCGACCGCGGAGTCGGCCCTGCGGCTCGCCGTCCCGATTACGCTCGCCGGGCTCGGCGGAATCTTCGCCGAGAAGAGCGGCGTCATCAACATCGGACTCGAAGGGTTGCTTATCATCTCGGCGTTCGTCGCCGTCTGGATGACCGACGTGACGGGGAATCTGGTCGCCGGGTTCGGACTCGGCGTCGTCGCCTCGACGCTGCTCGCCCTGCTGTTTGCGGTCGTCTGTATCGAGTTCCGCGCCGACCAGATTATCGCCGGACTCGCCGTCTGGCTCATCGCGCTCGGGCTCGCGCCGTTCATGTCGCAGGTCATCTACGGGGGACCGAACACCGAGAGCGTCGGCACGGTGCCGACGCTGACGGAACTGTTCGGCTTCCTGCCGACGGCCGGAACGCTACCGCAGCGAATCGCCGCGCCGACGGTCGGTATCGGCCCGGTCGACGTGCTGTTGGGTGTCGTTGCGAGCGTGCTCACCCGGCCGCCGCTGTATCTCGCCGACGTGCTGCTCGACGCCTCGCTGTCGGTGTATCTGATGTTCCTGATGGTCGCCGTCTCGTGGGTGTTGCTCTACCGGACCAGCTTCGGTCGGTGGGTCAGAGCCAGCGGCGAGAACCCGAAGGCGCTCGACACCGCCGGCGTGAACGTCTCGCGCGTCCGGTATCAGGCCGTCCTGCTGTCGGGCGTTCTCGCCGGGATGGGCGGGGCCGCGCTCGCGCTCAGCATCGGGCAGTTCACCGGCAACGGCCCGACGATGGTGAACGGCAAGGGGTTCATCGCCATCGTCACCTACCTGTTCGGCAACTACAATCCGGTCGGGGCGTTCCTCTCCTCGCTGTTGTTCGCGGGACTGGACGCGATGCAGGTCGGACTCCAGACCGCGGGGACGGGCATCCCGAGTTCGCTCGTCCGGGTGATTCCGTTCGTGATGGTCATCGTCGTGCTCGCGCTGGTCGGTCGCACGCGGATTCCCGAGGCCGCGGGCGACTACTACGACTCCGGCGAGGACCGATAGTCACCCTCTTTTTGCTCTCTCCCGACAGGGCGCGTATGGACCCGGAGACGCTGTTGGACCGCGCTCGCGACACGCTCGATGATGCCTACGTCCCCTACTCGGAGTATCCGGTCGGGGCCGCACTGGAGACGGCAGACGGGACAGTCTTCGTCGGCTGCAACATCGAGAACGCCAACTACTCGAACGCGCTCCACGCCGAGGAGGTGGCCGTCGCCGAGGCCATCAAACGGGGCCACACGGAGTTCGCGCAGTTGGCCGTCGTCTCCGCGAGAGAAGACGGCGTCACCCCGTGCGGGATGTGTCGCCAGACGCTCGCGGAGTTCGCCGAGGAATCACTCCCTATCTACTGCGGCGAGGGCGAGGAGTACGCCGAGTACACGCTCGGCGAACTGCTCCCGAACACAATCAACCGCGGAATGTTGGAGTAGCTCGCGACGAAGGGATGGACCTACGTGGGCGCTCGCCCAGACTCGGGTATGGACGACAGCGAGAACCCAAACAGCGAGGTTCAGTACCATCTCGGCATCGGTCCCGACGACACGGCCGGCCCGGTGCTCTTGCCGGGTGACCCCGAGCGCGTCCCGAAGATCGCGGAGGCGTGGGAGAGCGTCGAAGAGACCGGCCACCACCGCGAGTACCGCACCATGACCGGCCGCTACGAGGGTGAACCGCTCACCGTCACCTCGACCGGCATCGGCTCGCCGGGTGCGGCCATCGCCGTCGAGGAACACGCCAACCTCGGCACGGGGACGTTCATCCGCGTCGGCTCCTGTGGTGCCATCCAGCCGGAGATGTCCGTCGGCGACCTCGTCATCACGACCGGCGCGGTCCGACAGGAGGGGACCTCGAAGGAGTACGTCCGCGAGGAGTATCCCGCGACCGCCCACCCGGAGGTCACCACGGCGCTCGTCGCGGCGTGTGAGGAGCTCGGCTACGACTACCACTGTGGCGTCACCTGCTCGACCGACTCGTTTTACGCCGGCCAGGGTCGCCCCGGCTTCGGCGGCTTCGAGGCCGCCGAGGCCGACGGGCTCGTCGAGGAACTCCAGAACGCCGGCGTCCTCAACTTCGAGATGGAGGCCGCCGCCCTGCTCACCATCG
This portion of the Halosegnis longus genome encodes:
- a CDS encoding nucleoside phosphorylase produces the protein MDDSENPNSEVQYHLGIGPDDTAGPVLLPGDPERVPKIAEAWESVEETGHHREYRTMTGRYEGEPLTVTSTGIGSPGAAIAVEEHANLGTGTFIRVGSCGAIQPEMSVGDLVITTGAVRQEGTSKEYVREEYPATAHPEVTTALVAACEELGYDYHCGVTCSTDSFYAGQGRPGFGGFEAAEADGLVEELQNAGVLNFEMEAAALLTIANLYDLRAGAVCTVYANRVTGEFRTEGERRAGEVASTAAAILAAMDRVKADAGADRWHAGLTLDR
- a CDS encoding ABC transporter permease; translation: MSARDRIERALTRLVTASTTERFAISLAALFASILVGTVLILGAGRITECATATFVLTHPTPFGLPRLFEMGFCYNPVTVYDRLFLGALGDPLSTGWDPFGRQMALTLRETTVLLFTGLGVAVAFRAGIFNIGAQGQLVVGSLASALAVLQVAPLVGGIPGTVVSLTVGLAVGALAGGLYAAVPGLLKAYADANEVITTIMLNFIATGVVGYLVLNHVKDPDSFATQTRTIPDHANFPTILFDPSANFSVLALAVGVVLVGVIYYLLAHTAFGYDVRTSGLQPEAAEYGGVDAKRTIVASFGLSGALAGVGGALYALMILGKFQTGVPSYGFDGITVSILAGNNPLGVGFAAFLFGILKSGAGVVNFATEVPPQLVATLRGLIILFVAMPEFFRLLGGRMKGVQRRLGREQEGGETDA
- a CDS encoding BMP family lipoprotein, which translates into the protein MKLGRRQFITAAGVTGIAGLAGCSGGPSSDTTATDADGEETDTDGGANAATNVGIVYATGGLGDGSFNDQAQQGLQQAESEFDLQTNSLQPQEVSEFGSLQQQFASSTDPSYDLISCIGFLQADALGETATQYPDKDFQIVDSVPTNDSDEQYDNVASYTFREHEGSYLAGTMAGLLTLDSFSAGAGETGSDSTNLGFVGGVESSLIQKFEAGFVAGANAVNTDIDVQTNYTGSFNDPSAGREAAASMYSSGSDIVFHASGNTGTGVFQAAQEAGKFAIGVDRDQSVTRESYADVILASMVKRVDTAVYSAIEAKVNDNFETGATTTLGLDDDGVELVLGQQLGGELPDSVVTEVESTRQSIIDGEIDVPSDPSNV
- a CDS encoding ABC transporter permease, which encodes MREALADVRKRLTPRTRTQKAALAGGTAAFLLVVVGGVLRPETILGVLLSTLVEEPTAESALRLAVPITLAGLGGIFAEKSGVINIGLEGLLIISAFVAVWMTDVTGNLVAGFGLGVVASTLLALLFAVVCIEFRADQIIAGLAVWLIALGLAPFMSQVIYGGPNTESVGTVPTLTELFGFLPTAGTLPQRIAAPTVGIGPVDVLLGVVASVLTRPPLYLADVLLDASLSVYLMFLMVAVSWVLLYRTSFGRWVRASGENPKALDTAGVNVSRVRYQAVLLSGVLAGMGGAALALSIGQFTGNGPTMVNGKGFIAIVTYLFGNYNPVGAFLSSLLFAGLDAMQVGLQTAGTGIPSSLVRVIPFVMVIVVLALVGRTRIPEAAGDYYDSGEDR
- a CDS encoding ABC transporter ATP-binding protein translates to MDRAVHLDGITKRFPGVLANDDVTLEVERGSVHALLGENGAGKTTLMNVLYGLYEPTEGRVVVDGTEREFDAPADAIDAGIGMIHQHFMLVDPMTVTENITLGNEPRKWGGLAVDRATAREEVQELSDRYGFAVDPDATIADVSVGVQQRVEILKALYRGADTLILDEPTAVLTPQEVEELFAVFEELTDAGKTIIFITHKLGEAMTAADDITVLRDGKGVATVPAADTTRESLAEMMVGREVLMDTSDRPHDPGAETLRVEGVSVTDDRDVTAVEDVSFSVREGEIFGIAGVDGNGQAELIEAITGLREPTGGRIEFEGEDVADWSRRDRIDAGMAYVPEDRQDRGLVMDFDLTENGILGSQHGKPFTANGRIDWDVAREHASEVVETYDVRPPDIDAQSAALSGGNQQKFIVGREFERDPSLFVAAHPTRGVDIGSTEFIHERLFDLRGEGEGVLVVSSKLDEVQLLADRLAVIHDGTLMAVVDPDDVTEEELGLLMAGEQPARQLESRRVDGGEP
- a CDS encoding phosphomannomutase — encoded protein: MTRFGTAGIRGSVHTEVTPNLALGVGRATAIQARETTDTPTVVVGRDGRTTGSALADALAAGLQSGGADVVRLGQVPTPALAFASQGQRGVMVTASHNPPTDNGLKLFVDGEEYDRELEETIEGLVTSEEPPVAWDRFGESERASVLSEYREAVATYAEQFGADPTGVRVAVDCGTGMASVAAPQVLRALGADVVALNAQVDGHFPARESKPTAETLTDLRAFVRDGEFDFGIGHDGDADRIVIVDSGGEVVHEDTVLAVVAGRYVQESEAADPVVVTTPNASARIDEHVRASGGRTERVRLGALHEGVATAYETGAEGTEVVFAAEPWKHVHTQFGSWIDGVASAAVLTRLVAEAGLDALREPITERPYRKVSIPCPDDEKERVMAAVETALPEAFPEASIDTEYGVRIERDDASWALVRPSGTEPYIRLYAEADDVDALVASVRDVIESV
- the cdd gene encoding cytidine deaminase; translated protein: MDPETLLDRARDTLDDAYVPYSEYPVGAALETADGTVFVGCNIENANYSNALHAEEVAVAEAIKRGHTEFAQLAVVSAREDGVTPCGMCRQTLAEFAEESLPIYCGEGEEYAEYTLGELLPNTINRGMLE